The Luteimonas galliterrae genomic interval GATCGCGCTATAGCGCGACGGCGAATTGAGCCCGTGCATGGTGGTGACGAAATGCGGACGCGGCGCATCGGGCCAGCGGCGCAAGGCCCGCCAGCCGATCCACGCCGGCAAGCGCGAGCGCGCATGCACGATGTCGGCGCCGGATGCGGCCAACAGCCTGCGCAGAGCGGATACGTGACGCAGCGTCAGCAGCGACTTGCGGCCGATATCCAGTTCGACATGCTCGGCGCCGGCGGCGAGCAAGGCCGGCAGCAGACGCCCGCCCGCGGATACGACGATGGCGCGATGGCCGGCGCGCACCAGCGCGTCGGCGATTTCGATGGTGGAACGCTCCACGCCGCCCGATTCCAGCGCGGGCAGCAATTGCACGACGGTCAGCGCGCGGGTCATGCCGTCGTCGCAGCGGCGGCGGCGGTCAGTCGACGAGGACGAAATGCGCCCCGCAATACGGGCATTGCGATTCGCCGCCCTCGTCCTCGATCGCCAGGTAGACGCGCGGATGCGAATTCCACAGCGCCATCGACGGCAGCGGACAGCTCAGCGGCAGGTCGCTGCGATGCACCTCGTAGCGCTTCTGGGCGTTGGCGGGCGAAGAGGCGGTGGGGGTCGGCTGGGACATGGCGCGGCGGGCCGGTTGAGCGAGGCGGTTAGTTTACCCGTCCGACCAAGCCCGAACGACTCTCTCGGCCCCGGCTTTTCGTAGGAGCGGCTTTAGCCGCGAGCCCTTTTCGACAGATCGCGTGCGATGGGAGAAGAGCTCGCGGCTAAAGCCGCTCCTACGAAAAGCGAAGGCGTCATGGGGGCTCATTCAGGCAGATCGAACAACAACACGTCCGCCATGTCCTGGCCAGCGCCGACGATCCGCAATGCGTCCCCTTCCTCGGCGAACCCCAGCGCATCTCCTGCCGACAAGCGCTGCCCATCGACCTCGATCTCGCCCCTGGCCAAGTGCAGCCAATAACGGCGGTCGGCCTGCAGCGGCCATTGCGCCGTTTGGCCGTTTTCCAGCAGCACGCCGCGCAGCCAGGCCTGCTGGCGTATGGCGATGCTGCCGTCCGCGCCGTCGGGGGACGCCAGCAGCGCCCAGTTTCCGCGCCGCGCCTGCGGATCGAAAGCGCGTTGCGCATAGGCGGGCGGCGTATTCGAACGGTCCGGCTGGATCCAGATCTGCAGGAAATGCACCGGTTCGCGATCCGAGCCGTTGAACTCGCTGTGTTCGATGCCGCGGCCGGCGCTCATCCACTGCAGTTCGCCCGGCCGCAGCACGCCGCCCGCGTCGGACAGGCTGTCGCGGTGCGCCAGCCCGCCCGACAGCACATAGCTGATGATTTCCATATTGGCGTGGCGATGCGGCGCGAAACCGCCGCCGGGCGCGACGCGGTCTTCGTTGATCACGCGCAGCGGACCGAAGCCCATCCACTGCGGATCGTGGTAATGGCCGAACGAAAACGTGTGGCGGCTGTCGAGCCAACCCACGTCGACGCGTCCCCGCTCGTCGGCGGAACGCAGGATGCGCATGGCGGTCTCCGTAAAAAAGCCGCCGCGTCGCGGGACGCGGCGGCGGGCTGCCTTACTTGGCCTCTTCGGGCTTGGGCACCATCGCTTCGGTGGTGATGCGCAGTTCTACTTCGTCGCTGACGTTGGGCGCGAACTTGCCGACGCCGAAATCGCTGCGCTTGATCTTGGCGGTGGCGTCGAAACCGATCGCCGCGCGCTTGGCCATCGGATGGTCGGCGGCCTTGTTCAAGGTCACGTCCAGCACGACCGGCTTGGTCTGGTCCTTGATCGTCAGGTTGCCGGTGACCTTGAGCTTGTCCTTGCCGGCGGCTTCGACCTTGGTGCTTTTGAAGGTGGCGTTGGGGTATTTGTCGGCTTCGAAGAAGTCGGCGCTGCGCAGGTGCTCGTCGAAATCCGGCACGAAGCTATTGAGGCCGGCCAGCGGCAAGGTGACCTGCACGCTGGAAGCGCCGACGTTGTCGGCGTCGTAAACCAAGGTGCCGTCGACCTGGCCGAAATTGAGCGACGGGTGGGAATAGCCGAAATGGCTCCAGCTGGCCAGCACCACGGTGTGGTTGGGGTCGAGCTTGTAGGTGACGGGGGCGGCGAAGGCCGATCCGACGGTCAGGGCGAGGGCGGCGGCAAGTACGAGGCGTCTCATCTTCTTACTCTCCATGCGAAAGGTGGCGCCACAATGAGGCAGCGCTGGGGTGAACGGGTGCTCGGCCGGATTCCGCGACTGTGCGGCGTACGGCAGGGGCCTGCAGTGTAGAGTTCGTGCGGTTAAGCGATAGCCACGCCACCGGAACGGATTAGTCGCATTCGTGGAACCAATACAGACTACCGCCGGCCATTCGAATCAAATATGGGCCGTCAGCGACGGCCGCGCCGGAAACCACCGACAGGCGGTCGCGTTGGCTTCAGCGCTCAGGCTGGGGCCTGTGGACGAGCAGACGCTGCACACCCGTATTCCCTGGCGCTGGGCCGCGCCGCAGCGGTGGCCGGGCGCGGCTGGCGCTTTCGGTGCCGACTTCTTGCGCCGTCAGGCGCCGGCGCTGGCGATCGGCTGCGGCCGGCAGGCCGCGCTCGCCACGCGCCTGCTGCGCGAACGCGGTGCACGCGTGGTGCAGATCCTCGACCCGCGACTGGATCCGCATCATTGGGACCTGGTGATCGCGCCCGAGCACGATGGGCTGCACGGCGACAACGTCGTCACTTTGCTCGGCAGCCTGCATCCGGTGGATGCGGCCTGGCTGGCGCAGGCGCGCAGCCGCTTCGCCGCCTTCGCCGATCTGCCGCATCCGCGGACCGCGCTGCTGCTCGGCGGCGACAGCGCGCATGCGCGCTTCGGGCGGATGGCTTTCGAGGTGCTCGCCTCCAAGCTGGAAGTCGCGCTGGCGCGCGACGGCGGCAGCGTACTGGTCACAGCATCGCGGCGCACGCCGCCGGACCTGCTGCAGGCATTGCGGCATCGCTACGACGAAACGCCGGGGGTGGTCTGGCGCGGCGCGGAGGACGGCGACAATCCTTACCCGGGCCTGCTGGCCTGGGCCGACCGCATCGTCTGCTCGCCGGATTCGGTGAACATGATCTCCGAAGCGTGCGCGACTACGGCGCCGGTTTTCGTCTTCGATCCCGAACGTGTAGGCGGGCGGCCTCGACGCTTCATAGATGCGCTGCTCCGGCGCGGCCGCATCCGTGCGATGGACACCGCACTGGCGCCGTTTGCGGTCGATCCGTTGCGCGAGACGGCGCGCGTAGCAGCCGAAGTGCGCACGCGCCTCCGCCTAGCTCTGTAGAGCGAAGCTCGCTCCGCTTCTCTGCCTTTTTAGAGTGGGGCTTGCCCGCTGCCCTTGCTCCGCCTCTGTAGAGCGGAGCTTGCTCCGCTGCTCTTCGCTCTTAAGCCCTTCGCTCTTAAGCCCTTCGCTCTTAAGCCTTCGCTCTTAAGCCGTTCGCTCTTAAGCCGTTCGCTCTTAAGCCGTTCGCTCTTAAGCCGTTCGCTCTTAAGCCGTTCGCTCCTATGCCGTCATCCCAGCGAACGCTGGTACCCATGTTGCTCTGGCGCTTGCCCTTTAAGCCGTCATCCCGGCGAAGGCCGGGATCCAGGCCCGCGTCCTGGCCAGTGCGCTGCGACTCGCGCCATGGAAAAAGGCTTCCGGCTGCGCCGGGTCACTTTCTTTGCTGGCCCAAAGAAAGTAACCAAAGAAAGGGCCCGAAGCTTAAGTGATTCGAAGGATCTGGAAAGTCCGCCGGCCTGGCTTTCGTCATGGGTGAACTTCTTACGCTGGTACTAGATTTTGATTCGCAGCCTATGGGTGACGTGGCTTTTGCGGATTTGCGCTAAGGCGTTCTTGTCGATCGCCTCGGATCTGAATGTCGAAGCGACGGAGGAATCCCGAGCGCCGGCGAGTGTTAGCCAAGCACGCGGGGGAAGCCCTCGCCGCAACAGCAAATCTCTTCCGCCCCCTCTTTTTAAAAGAGGGGAAACAAGCCGAGGCGCTGGATCGTCGCCTTCGCGGGGTGACGGCTATAAAGCTAAGGCAGCGGAGCGAATGCGTGGCGGCGAGGCAGAAAAAAAGCCCGAAGCGGCGAACCGCTACGGGCTTTTGCTCCCTCCCCCACGTCGGGTGCGGAGGCATCGTGAAGGAATCGTTATTCCCTATGCACGCTGCAGTGCAAAAAAGAACTGCCGGGTTCAGGAAGACACCGTCCTTCAGGCCGCCTTGGTTGCCGGCAGCGCACGCCCCATGGCGGTCAGTACCGCCTGCGCAGCCGTCTCGCCGGATTCGCATCCGCCTTCCATGAAGCCCTGCGTATCCAGCGCGCAATGCTCGCCGGCGAAATGCAGGCCGCCCACCGACTCGCCCATCGCCCCGCGCAGCCCCGTCCAGTCGCCGGGCCGGAAGCACGCGTAGCTGCCCAGCGTCCACGGATGCGACGGCCAATGGAATCGCACCTCGCGTCCGCCGGCGCGCGCTGCGGCCGCGCCTGGGAACAGCTTGTCGATCGCCGCCGTGGCCGCGTCCGCCTGCCGCTTGGGCGATCCCTGCCCTAGTTCGATGCCATGGCGGCCGCCGGTGAAATTGGTCAGCACACCGCCTTCGCCGGCTTGCTTGCGCGATGTCTCCCATGTGGTCTGGAACGGCAGATCGCTCATCGCTGCGCCGTTCGCGCCGTGTTCGCGCCACACGCGGCGGTCGTAGCCGATCATCAGCTTGGCGTTGGTGCCGTAAGCGAGCGTATCGATCGCACGGCGCTTGGCCGCAGGCAGGTCGATATCGATTTTTACTTTGCGCAGCAGCGTAAACGGCAGCGCTAGGATCGCTTGTTTCGCGCGCACATCGCGGCTCGCGCCGTCGCGGCGGAACGTGAGCGTGTAACCGGACGCATCGCCGCGCACCGCTTCGAGCATGCTGCCGGTCTCCATCGCATCGCTCAGCTTGTCGCCCAGGCCGCGCGGAATCAGGTCGTTGCCGCCGCGCACATGGAAGCGTTCGTCGCTGGCGCCGAACACGGCGAAGCGTTCCTTGTCCTCGGTGCCGATGAAGGTGAGGAAATTCAGCGCGGATTGCTGGTCAATCTCCAGCCCCATCTCGGTGGTGTAGGCCACGTCGATCAGCTTGCGCAGCCAGCCGCCAGCGCCGTTGCGGTCCAGCCATTGCGCGATCGACATGCCGT includes:
- a CDS encoding zinc-finger domain-containing protein → MSQPTPTASSPANAQKRYEVHRSDLPLSCPLPSMALWNSHPRVYLAIEDEGGESQCPYCGAHFVLVD
- a CDS encoding mitochondrial fission ELM1 family protein, producing the protein MEPIQTTAGHSNQIWAVSDGRAGNHRQAVALASALRLGPVDEQTLHTRIPWRWAAPQRWPGAAGAFGADFLRRQAPALAIGCGRQAALATRLLRERGARVVQILDPRLDPHHWDLVIAPEHDGLHGDNVVTLLGSLHPVDAAWLAQARSRFAAFADLPHPRTALLLGGDSAHARFGRMAFEVLASKLEVALARDGGSVLVTASRRTPPDLLQALRHRYDETPGVVWRGAEDGDNPYPGLLAWADRIVCSPDSVNMISEACATTAPVFVFDPERVGGRPRRFIDALLRRGRIRAMDTALAPFAVDPLRETARVAAEVRTRLRLAL
- a CDS encoding flavin monoamine oxidase family protein, encoding MGRTPLFDLLQRAARIARASLHDPAPLDEFYEQGRELRLDRSRRRFIQGTGAGAGLLLAGCASTPIPAMQAGDEVVVVGAGIAGLTAAYRLRQAGVRVRVFEAQNRVGGRMLSLRNHFPDGQVIELGGELIDTDHVRIRAMAAELGLQLDDLLEGDAGHDTWFFDGRAVGERDIVKAFVPLAAAVERDLATLGDGDITYADHQNASTLDGMSIAQWLDRNGAGGWLRKLIDVAYTTEMGLEIDQQSALNFLTFIGTEDKERFAVFGASDERFHVRGGNDLIPRGLGDKLSDAMETGSMLEAVRGDASGYTLTFRRDGASRDVRAKQAILALPFTLLRKVKIDIDLPAAKRRAIDTLAYGTNAKLMIGYDRRVWREHGANGAAMSDLPFQTTWETSRKQAGEGGVLTNFTGGRHGIELGQGSPKRQADAATAAIDKLFPGAAAARAGGREVRFHWPSHPWTLGSYACFRPGDWTGLRGAMGESVGGLHFAGEHCALDTQGFMEGGCESGETAAQAVLTAMGRALPATKAA
- a CDS encoding YceI family protein → MRRLVLAAALALTVGSAFAAPVTYKLDPNHTVVLASWSHFGYSHPSLNFGQVDGTLVYDADNVGASSVQVTLPLAGLNSFVPDFDEHLRSADFFEADKYPNATFKSTKVEAAGKDKLKVTGNLTIKDQTKPVVLDVTLNKAADHPMAKRAAIGFDATAKIKRSDFGVGKFAPNVSDEVELRITTEAMVPKPEEAK
- a CDS encoding pirin family protein, with translation MRILRSADERGRVDVGWLDSRHTFSFGHYHDPQWMGFGPLRVINEDRVAPGGGFAPHRHANMEIISYVLSGGLAHRDSLSDAGGVLRPGELQWMSAGRGIEHSEFNGSDREPVHFLQIWIQPDRSNTPPAYAQRAFDPQARRGNWALLASPDGADGSIAIRQQAWLRGVLLENGQTAQWPLQADRRYWLHLARGEIEVDGQRLSAGDALGFAEEGDALRIVGAGQDMADVLLFDLPE